In Oryza glaberrima chromosome 8, OglaRS2, whole genome shotgun sequence, the following are encoded in one genomic region:
- the LOC127782943 gene encoding sulfate transporter 1.2-like isoform X1, producing the protein MVHQHDESTANEVSTTTQLPSYGSSEEPRVYKVGCPPQKNFAREFRDTLRETFFHDNPLRQYKDQSGSAKFMMALQFLFPIFEWGRCYNLRKFKGDLIAGLTIASLCIPQDIGYSKLANLDAQYGLYSSFVPPLIYAAMGSSKDIAIGPVAVVSLLIGSLLQNEVDPVKNKEEYLRLAFTATFFAGITQAALGFLRLGFLIEFLSHAAIVGFMGGAAITIALQQLKYVLGIKSFTKKTDIISVMRSVWTSAHHGWNWQTIVIGITFLAFLLLAKYIGKKNRKFFWVPAIAPITSVILATLFVFITRADKQGVQIVNHIKKGINPSSVHKIYFTGPFVAKGFKIGVISAMIGLTEAVAIGRTFAALKDYQLDGNKEMVALGTMNIAGSMTSCYIATGSFSRSAVNFMAGCQTPVSNIIMSAVVLLTLLVITPLFKYTPNAILGSIIISAVIGLVDYEAVILIWKVDKMDFIACMGAFFGVVFASVEIGLLIAVSISFAKILLQVTRPRTVLLGNLPGTTIYRNTDQYPEARHIPGVVIVRVDSAIYFSNSNYVRERTLRWLTEEEEKAKAEGQSKINFLIIEMSPVIDIDTSGIHALEDLYKNLKKRDIQLILANPGSIVMEKLLSSKLNEHIGSNNIFLTVADAVRFCTRKSIQEP; encoded by the exons ATGGTTCATCAGCATGATGAGTCAACAGCAAATGAAGTCAGCACCACCACACAGCTTCCCTCCTATGGATCATCTGAAGAACCGCGTGTGTACAAGGTCGGGTGTCCTCCTCAAAAGAACTTTGCGAGAGAGTTTAGAGACACATTGAGAGAGACTTTCTTCCATGACAACCCATTACGCCAGTACAAGGACCAATCTGGATCGGCAAAGTTCATGATGGCGCTGCAGTTCCTGTTCCCAATCTTTGAGTGGGGCAGGTGCTACAACTTAAGAAAGTTCAAAGGTGATTTAATTGCTGGATTGACCATTGCAAGTCTCTGCATTCCCCAG GATATCGGGTATTCGAAGCTTGCTAACTTGGATGCACAATATGGACTAT ACTCCAGCTTTGTTCCCCCATTGATATATGCTGCAATGGGCAGCTCAAAGGATATTGCAATCGGTCCGGTTGCAGTGGTTTCGCTTTTAATAGGTTCACTTTTACAGAATGAAGTCGACCCTGTCAAAAACAAGGAGGAATATCTGCGCCTTGCTTTCACGGCTACCTTCTTTGCTGGTATCACTCAAGCAGCCCTAGGATTTTTAAG GCTAGGATTCCTCATCGAGTTCTTGTCACATGCTGCAATTGTTGGGTTTATGGGAGGAGCAGCCATTACTATTGCCCTTCAGCAGCTAAAATATGTGTTGGGCATCAAGAGCTTTACAAAGAAAACCGATATAATTTCTGTTATGCGCTCTGTTTGGACTTCAGCTCATCACGGG TGGAATTGGCAAACTATTGTGATTGGCATAACTTTCCTTGCATTCCTTCTGCTTGCCAAGTACATT GGAAAGAAGAATAGAAAGTTCTTCTGGGTGCCAGCTATTGCTCCTATAACTTCAGTTATTTTGGCAACCCTTTTTGTGTTCATTACTCGTGCTGACAAGCAAGGTGTTCAGATT GTTAACCACATCAAAAAGGGCATAAACCCATCATCAGTCCACAAAATTTATTTCACTGGTCCATTTGTTGCAAAAGGTTTCAAGATCGGTGTCATTTCCGCCATGATCGGTTTAACG GAAGCTGTGGCAATTGGGAGGACGTTTGCTGCTCTGAAGGACTATCAATTAGATGGAAACAAGGAGATGGTAGCACTTGGAACTATGAACATAGCAGGGTCAATGACATCTTGTTATATTGCAACAG GTTCTTTCTCTCGTTCCGCAGTCAATTTCATGGCTGGCTGCCAAACACCAGTGTCCAATATCATTATGTCAGCAGTTGTGCTCCTGACCTTGTTGGTCATCACACCACTCTTCAAGTACACACCAAATGCGATCCTCGGGTCGATAATCATTTCTGCGGTGATCGGCCTTGTGGACTACGAAGCAGTAATTCTCATTTGGAAAGTTGACAAAATGGATTTCATTGCTTGCATGGGAGCATTCTTTGGTGTGGTCTTCGCATCTGTTGAGATAGGTCTTTTAATAGCT GTATCAATTTCATTTGCTAAAATTCTTCTTCAAGTAACAAGGCCAAGGACTGTACTTCTGGGAAACCTTCCAGGCACCACAATATACAGGAACACTGATCAGTATCCAGAAGCAAGACATATTCCTGGGGTTGTAATAGTGAGGGTTGATTCTGCTATCTACTTCTCCAACTCAAACTATGTCCGGGAGAG AACTCTTAGGTGGTTgacggaggaagaagagaaagccAAAGCAGAGGGACAGTCTAAAATCAATTTCTTGATCATAGAGATGTCCC CGGTCATAGATATTGATACAAGTGGCATCCATGCTCTAGAAGATCTATACAAGAATCTTAAGAAGAGAGACATTCAG CTCATCCTAGCAAATCCTGGATCCATCGTCATGGAAAAGCTCTTGTCATCCAAGCTCAACGAGCACATAGGGAGTAACAATATTTTCCTCACGGTTGCTGACGCTGTGCGTTTCTGCACAAGAAAGTCGATACAAGAACCATGA
- the LOC127782943 gene encoding sulfate transporter 1.2-like isoform X2 produces the protein MGSSKDIAIGPVAVVSLLIGSLLQNEVDPVKNKEEYLRLAFTATFFAGITQAALGFLRLGFLIEFLSHAAIVGFMGGAAITIALQQLKYVLGIKSFTKKTDIISVMRSVWTSAHHGWNWQTIVIGITFLAFLLLAKYIGKKNRKFFWVPAIAPITSVILATLFVFITRADKQGVQIVNHIKKGINPSSVHKIYFTGPFVAKGFKIGVISAMIGLTEAVAIGRTFAALKDYQLDGNKEMVALGTMNIAGSMTSCYIATGSFSRSAVNFMAGCQTPVSNIIMSAVVLLTLLVITPLFKYTPNAILGSIIISAVIGLVDYEAVILIWKVDKMDFIACMGAFFGVVFASVEIGLLIAVSISFAKILLQVTRPRTVLLGNLPGTTIYRNTDQYPEARHIPGVVIVRVDSAIYFSNSNYVRERTLRWLTEEEEKAKAEGQSKINFLIIEMSPVIDIDTSGIHALEDLYKNLKKRDIQLILANPGSIVMEKLLSSKLNEHIGSNNIFLTVADAVRFCTRKSIQEP, from the exons ATGGGCAGCTCAAAGGATATTGCAATCGGTCCGGTTGCAGTGGTTTCGCTTTTAATAGGTTCACTTTTACAGAATGAAGTCGACCCTGTCAAAAACAAGGAGGAATATCTGCGCCTTGCTTTCACGGCTACCTTCTTTGCTGGTATCACTCAAGCAGCCCTAGGATTTTTAAG GCTAGGATTCCTCATCGAGTTCTTGTCACATGCTGCAATTGTTGGGTTTATGGGAGGAGCAGCCATTACTATTGCCCTTCAGCAGCTAAAATATGTGTTGGGCATCAAGAGCTTTACAAAGAAAACCGATATAATTTCTGTTATGCGCTCTGTTTGGACTTCAGCTCATCACGGG TGGAATTGGCAAACTATTGTGATTGGCATAACTTTCCTTGCATTCCTTCTGCTTGCCAAGTACATT GGAAAGAAGAATAGAAAGTTCTTCTGGGTGCCAGCTATTGCTCCTATAACTTCAGTTATTTTGGCAACCCTTTTTGTGTTCATTACTCGTGCTGACAAGCAAGGTGTTCAGATT GTTAACCACATCAAAAAGGGCATAAACCCATCATCAGTCCACAAAATTTATTTCACTGGTCCATTTGTTGCAAAAGGTTTCAAGATCGGTGTCATTTCCGCCATGATCGGTTTAACG GAAGCTGTGGCAATTGGGAGGACGTTTGCTGCTCTGAAGGACTATCAATTAGATGGAAACAAGGAGATGGTAGCACTTGGAACTATGAACATAGCAGGGTCAATGACATCTTGTTATATTGCAACAG GTTCTTTCTCTCGTTCCGCAGTCAATTTCATGGCTGGCTGCCAAACACCAGTGTCCAATATCATTATGTCAGCAGTTGTGCTCCTGACCTTGTTGGTCATCACACCACTCTTCAAGTACACACCAAATGCGATCCTCGGGTCGATAATCATTTCTGCGGTGATCGGCCTTGTGGACTACGAAGCAGTAATTCTCATTTGGAAAGTTGACAAAATGGATTTCATTGCTTGCATGGGAGCATTCTTTGGTGTGGTCTTCGCATCTGTTGAGATAGGTCTTTTAATAGCT GTATCAATTTCATTTGCTAAAATTCTTCTTCAAGTAACAAGGCCAAGGACTGTACTTCTGGGAAACCTTCCAGGCACCACAATATACAGGAACACTGATCAGTATCCAGAAGCAAGACATATTCCTGGGGTTGTAATAGTGAGGGTTGATTCTGCTATCTACTTCTCCAACTCAAACTATGTCCGGGAGAG AACTCTTAGGTGGTTgacggaggaagaagagaaagccAAAGCAGAGGGACAGTCTAAAATCAATTTCTTGATCATAGAGATGTCCC CGGTCATAGATATTGATACAAGTGGCATCCATGCTCTAGAAGATCTATACAAGAATCTTAAGAAGAGAGACATTCAG CTCATCCTAGCAAATCCTGGATCCATCGTCATGGAAAAGCTCTTGTCATCCAAGCTCAACGAGCACATAGGGAGTAACAATATTTTCCTCACGGTTGCTGACGCTGTGCGTTTCTGCACAAGAAAGTCGATACAAGAACCATGA
- the LOC127781221 gene encoding BTB/POZ and MATH domain-containing protein 1-like: MAAASNVPPSSSTSSSSPHNTTSTHSTELVKGTHRFTVAGFSLQKRNGAGHFAKSGSFDVGGYSWAVMFYAAGEKEEDQGHVSVFLELQSTGVEKVTVKYTFNISGSSLLSAGWGDFKPSSKCRLGFNKFMEIETVEDVYLMNDCVTIHCAVEVVREKKARATVSRRIAVPPPAICRHLEQLLESKKGSDLTVQVGESKYDVHRAVLAARSPVFRAQFFGPMAAANRRASGGGGRCVRVHDMRPAAFEAVLHFVYTDTLPPVKEEEGFLTNNSASRHHLVNLRDAAAGCSKGEVRVMVREWLAAADRFGLERMRLLCEDALCESIGVANAAATLRLADRHHCALLRALCMEYIASPGMLAAVMATEGFKELKVACPFLLIEILEKVGCCRSE, translated from the coding sequence ATGGCCGCCGCCTCAAATGTGCCCCCGTCGTCTtccaccagcagcagctcacCACACAACACCACATCCACGCACTCCACTGAGCTGGTCAAGGGTACGCACCGGTTCACCGTCGCCGGATTCAGCCTGCAGAAGAGAAACGGCGCCGGACACTTCGCCAAATCAGGCTCCTTCGATGTCGGCGGGTACAGTTGGGCGGTCATGTTCTACGCTGCCGGCGAGAAGGAGGAAGATCAAGGACATGTGTCCGTGTTCCTCGAGCTGCAAAGCACCGGCGTAGAGAAAGTTACGGTGAAGTACACATTCAACATCAGTGGCAGCTCGTTGCTGTCGGCAGGGTGGGGTGATTTCAAGCCTAGCAGCAAATGTCGTTTGGGGTTCAACAAATTCATGGAGATCGAAACCGTGGAGGATGTGTACCTGATGAACGACTGCGTGACGATTCACTGCGCCGTCGAGGTTGTCAGGGAGAAGAAGGCCAGAGCAACCGTGAGCCGCCGCAtcgcggtgccgccgccggccatctgcCGTCATCTCGAGCAGCTGCTGGAGAGCAAGAAAGGCTCGGACCTTACGGTCCAGGTCGGAGAGAGTAAGTACGACGTGCACAGGGCGGTGCTCGCGGCCCGGTCGCCGGTGTTCCGCGCCCAGTTCTTCGGgccaatggcggcggcgaacaggcgcgccagcggcggcggcggcaggtgcgTGCGCGTCCATGACATGAGACCGGCGGCGTTCGAGGCCGTGCTCCACTTCGTCTACACGGACACGTTGCCGCCGGTTAAGGAGGAAGAGGGCTTCCTGACGAACAACTCCGcgagccgccaccacctcgtcaATCTCAGGGACGCGGCCGCCGGATGCTCGAAGGGAGAGGTGAGGGTGATGGTCCGCgagtggctggcggcggcggaccggttCGGCCTGGAGAGGATGCGGCTGCTGTGCGAGGACGCGCTGTGCGAGAGCATCGGCGtggcgaacgcggcggcgacgctgcgGCTGGCGGACCGGCACCACTGCGCGCTGCTCAGGGCGTTGTGCATGGAGTACATCGCCTCGCCTGGCATGTTGGCGGCCGTGATGGCAACCGAGGGGTTCAAGGAGCTCAAGGTGGCATGTCCCTTTCTTCTCATCGAGATCCTGGAGAAGGTTGGATGCTGCCGTTCGGAATAA
- the LOC127781163 gene encoding BTB/POZ and MATH domain-containing protein 3-like — protein MRAVLFIQHFNSSIYDKLCQKTMRHRWVATLARRSHSTHKCFAITHLPRVYTTSMLYAWTSPVAREALCMHILSLPMAAAASSTVPQSSSTSSTPQNTISTHSTELVRGSHEFTVAGYSLQKRKGAGHSIMSGSFEVGGYRWVVQFYPAGESKEEEGHISVYLELRSTVVDKVTAWFTFGVNGASGSSLHMRGSFDDYTPTSKSWGYPKFMEIETVESEYLINDCLTLLCDVEVVKTVKTGETISCFITVPPPAIFRDLELLLESKEGSDVTLQLEQSEYDAHRAVLAARSPVFSAQFFGPMADEDAAAAGSRRNVRIHDIKPAVFEAVLHFVYTDTLPPATTSWSASHRDKRPKLSDVAAASCSEEEVRVMIGERLAAADRFDLERMRLLCEDALWETIDVANAAATLRLADRHHCPQLKELCMEYIASAGVLAAVMTTEGFRELKLDCPSLLIEILENFGKRSEADEE, from the coding sequence ATGCGCGCGGTACTATTTATTCAACATTTCAACTCGTCGATCTACGATAAACTATGCCAGAAAACGATGCGACACCGTTGGGTGGCCACCCTGGCCCGTCGATCGCATTCCACGCATAAATGCTTCGCGATTACTCATCTTCCGAgagtatatactactagtatgcTGTATGCGTGGACATCACCAGTAGCTCGGGAAGCACTCTGCATGCATATCCTTTCTCTTccaatggccgccgccgcctcctcaacTGTGCCCCAGTCGTCTTCCACCAGCAGCACACCGCAAAACACCATCTCCACTCACTCCACTGAGCTTGTCAGGGGCTCGCATGAGTTCACCGTCGCCGGCTACAGCCTGCAGAAGAGGAAGGGCGCCGGGCACTCCATCATGTCCGGCTCATTCGAGGTCGGTGGATACCGTTGGGTGGTCCAATTCTACCCTGCCGGCGAAagcaaggaagaagaaggacacATATCCGTGTACCTCGAGCTGCGAAGCACTGTAGTAGACAAAGTTACCGCGTGGTTCACATTCGGCGTCAATGGTGCTAGCGGAAGCTCGTTGCATATGCGCGGTAGTTTTGACGACTACACGCCTACCAGCAAATCATGGGGGTACCCGAAATTTATGGAGATAGAAACCGTGGAGTCGGAGTACCTGATCAACGACTGCCTGACGTTGCTCTGCGACGTGGAGGTTGTCAAGACGGTGAAGACCGGAGAAACCATTAGCTGCTTCATCACGgttccgccgccggccatcttccGTGATCTCGAGCTGCTGCTGGAGAGCAAGGAGGGCTCCGACGTGACGCTCCAGTTGGAGCAGAGCGAGTACGACGCTCACAGAGCGGTTCTCGCGGCGCGGTCTCCGGTGTTCAGCGCTCAGTTCTTCGGCCCAATGGCggacgaggacgccgccgccgccggcagccggagGAACGTGCGGATCCACGACATCAAACCGGCGGTGTTCGAGGCCGTGCTCCACTTTGTCTACACCGACACgttgccgccggccaccacgaGCTGGTCCGCGAGCCACCGCGACAAGCGTCCTAAGCTCAGCGACGTCGCGGCCGCCAGCTGCTCGGAAGAAGAGGTGAGAGTGATGATCGGAGAGCGGCTCGCGGCGGCCGACAGATTTGACCTGGAGAGGATGAGGCTGCTGTGCGAGGACGCGCTGTGGGAGACCATCGACGtggcgaacgcggcggcgacgctgcgGCTGGCTGACCGGCACCATTGCCCGCAGCTCAAGGAGCTCTGCATGGAGTACATCGCCTCGGCTGGGGTGTTGGCGGCCGTGATGACAACCGAGGGGTTCAGGGAGCTCAAGCTGGACTGCCCCTCACTTCTGATCGAGATCCTGGAGAACTTTGGAAAACGCAGCGAGGCCGATGAGGAATAA